The following proteins are encoded in a genomic region of Betaproteobacteria bacterium:
- a CDS encoding phosphatidate cytidylyltransferase — MLKQRLLTVAVALPVILLALFAAPATVWGGLLGFVSLIAAWEWSKLAGMSTLVSWAYMIIFAAAGMATYALEVTQPGGLLACAQGVLGYLLAIAFWVLWVPLWLRSGWRITNPWYLGVFGIVALIPLWHALFVLHAEPWKLLALMAVVWVADTAAYAFGRMFGRRKLAPSISPGKTWEGVAGAAVMVLLYVYGLATMYPDAFPGVLPMLGLGVLMLVLGIEGDLLESWLKRVAGVKDSGNLLPGHGGVLDRIDALAGAMPIAVFVLWLMRSHSSVSNLP, encoded by the coding sequence ATGCTAAAGCAGCGGCTGCTCACAGTCGCTGTGGCATTGCCGGTGATTCTCCTGGCGCTGTTCGCGGCCCCCGCCACGGTGTGGGGCGGATTGCTCGGTTTCGTGTCGCTGATCGCGGCCTGGGAATGGTCGAAGCTGGCCGGTATGAGCACTCTTGTTTCATGGGCCTACATGATTATTTTCGCCGCCGCGGGCATGGCCACTTACGCCTTGGAGGTGACCCAACCCGGCGGGCTCTTAGCCTGCGCGCAAGGTGTGCTGGGCTACTTGCTGGCCATCGCCTTCTGGGTTCTATGGGTTCCCTTGTGGCTGCGCTCCGGCTGGCGCATCACCAACCCGTGGTACCTGGGAGTCTTCGGCATCGTGGCCTTGATTCCGCTGTGGCACGCCTTGTTCGTACTTCATGCCGAGCCCTGGAAGTTATTGGCGTTGATGGCGGTGGTTTGGGTCGCCGATACGGCGGCCTATGCTTTCGGGCGGATGTTTGGCCGCAGAAAGCTCGCACCCAGCATCAGCCCCGGAAAGACTTGGGAGGGCGTCGCGGGCGCCGCCGTGATGGTGCTGCTCTACGTCTACGGGTTGGCTACGATGTATCCAGATGCATTCCCCGGCGTCTTGCCCATGCTTGGCCTTGGCGTCCTGATGTTGGTGCTTGGCATCGAGGGCGACCTTCTGGAGTCTTGGTTGAAGCGCGTGGCGGGCGTTAAGGACAGCGGTAATCTACTTCCCGGCCATGGCGGGGTACTCGATAGAATCGATGCCTTGGCGGGTGCCATGCCCATTGCGGTCTTCGTACTGTGGCTTATGCGCTCGCACTCATCTGTTTCTAATTTACCCTAA